The genome window AAATCAAAAGATTGGATATCTCTCTGACAATGAAGTAGAAAAAATTGAAGAAGTTATAAGAGATCCTAAAAGTAATAATGTCCCTGACTGGATGTTAAACAGACGTAATGATTACGAAACAGGTGAAACAGTTCACTTAATTGAATCAGATCTTATGATGACATTAAGAGATGATTTAAACAGAATGAAAAAGACCAGAAGCTATAAAGGGAGAAGACATGAAGTTGGACTTCCAGTAAGAGGTCAAAGAACAAAATCTACCTTCAGAAAAGGATCATCTGTTGGTGTTAGAAGGAGAAGAGGAAGATAATTTATTTAGAAAGGAGTTATTAATATGGGACATCCAAGAAAATCCAGAAAAAAATACGATACACCATCTCATCCATGGAATGCTGCCAGAATAAAAGAAGAAAACAGACTGGCTCAGAAATACGGTCTTAAAAGCAAAAAAGAGATCTGGAAAGCTGAAACCATGGTTAAAAGGTACAGAAGAGATGCA of Methanobacterium sp. contains these proteins:
- a CDS encoding 30S ribosomal protein S13; amino-acid sequence: MEEDFKHMVRIARKDINGNKTIENALADVKGVGKALARSIGIVMDLDLNQKIGYLSDNEVEKIEEVIRDPKSNNVPDWMLNRRNDYETGETVHLIESDLMMTLRDDLNRMKKTRSYKGRRHEVGLPVRGQRTKSTFRKGSSVGVRRRRGR